One part of the Rutidosis leptorrhynchoides isolate AG116_Rl617_1_P2 chromosome 1, CSIRO_AGI_Rlap_v1, whole genome shotgun sequence genome encodes these proteins:
- the LOC139864610 gene encoding V-type proton ATPase subunit a1-like, which produces MNILKNLPEMDLMRSEKMTFVQLIIPVESAHRAVSYLGELGLLQFRDLNDDKSPFQRTFVNQVKRCAEMSRKLRFFKEQIHKAGLLSSALPTLQPDVDLEALEVKLAEHEHELIEMNANSEKLQQTYNELLEFKMVLQKAGGFLVSGNSYETPEGRELDENVYPSDYPESASLLEQATQSGPSNLSGLRFISGIIPKTKILLFERMLFRATRGNLLFNQAPADDLIMDAVSSEMVEKVIFIVFFSGEQAKTKILKICEAFGANCYPVPEDLTKQSQITQEVLSRLSDLETTLDVGIRHRNAALHSIGFHLTIWMNMVKREKAVFDTLNMLNFDVTKKCLVGEGWCPIFAKTQIQEALQRATIDSNSQVGIIFHVMDAVESPPTYFRTNTFTNAYQEIVDAYGVAKYQEANPAIYTVITFPFLFAVMFGDWGHGICLLLGALILIAHERKLGSQKLGSFMEMLFGGRYVLLLMSLFSIYCGLIYNEFFSVPFHIFGASAYRCRDASCSEAQTVGLIKYRDAYPFGVDPSWRGSRSELPFLNSLKMKMSILFGVAQMNLGIMLSYFNSIFFNNSLDIRYQFVPQMIFLNSLFGYLSLLIIIKWCTGSQADLYHVMIYMFLSPFDDLGDNELFWGQRPLQIVLLMSALVAVPWMLFPKPFILRKLHTERFQGRAYGILRNSEIDTDSEPGSARHHEEEFNFSEVFVHQMIHSIEFVLGSVSNTASYLRLWALSLAHSELSTVFYEKVLLLAWGYENFLIRMVGLAVFAFATAFILLMMETLSAFLHALRLHWVEFQNKFYGGDGYKFEPFSFTAIADDED; this is translated from the exons ATGAATATACTGAAGAATTTGCCGGAAATGGATCTGATGCGGTCGGAGAAGATGACGTTTGTTCAGTTAATTATTCCGGTTGAATCCGCTCACCGTGCCGTTTCTTATCTCGGGGAACTCGGTTTACTACAGTTCCGTGAC TTAAACGATGATAAAAGCCCATTTCAAAGAACATTTGTAAATCAG GTCAAAAGATGTGCTGAAATGTCAAGAAAGCTACGGTTTTTTAAAGAACAGATACATAAAGCTGGTTTGCTATCTTCCGCTCTTCCGACATTGCAACCAGACGTTGATTTGGAAGCCCTAGAG GTAAAACTTGCTGAGCATGAACACGAACTTATTGAGATGAATGCTAACAGTGAGAAATTACAACAGACGTATAATGAGCTGTTAGAGTTCAAGATGGTGCTGCAGAAG GCAGGAGGCTTTCTTGTTTCAGGTAATAGCTATGAGACTCCCGAAGGCAGAGAACTAGACGAGAATGTGTACCCCAGTGATTATCCAGAGTCGGCCTCCTTACTTGAGCAG GCGACACAATCTGGACCATCAAATCTGTCTGGTCTCAGATTTATAAGTGGCATTATCCCAAAAACTAAGATATTATTGTTTGAGAGAATGTTGTTCCGTGCAACAAGGGGAAATTTGCTTTTCAACCAGGCGCCTGCAGATGACCTGATCATGGATGCTGTATCATCTGAAATG GTTGAGAAAGTTATATTTATTGTCTTCTTTTCCGGAGAGCAGGCAAAGACAAAAATATTGAAAATTTGTGAAGCATTTGGTGCAAATTGCTATCCAGTTCCAGAGGACTTAACAAAGCAGAGTCAAATTACTCAAGAG GTTTTGTCACGGCTCTCTGATTTGGAAACCACTTTGGATGTCGGAATTCGTCACAGAAATGCTGCTCTTCACTCTATTGGCTTTCACTTAACAATATGGATGAACATG GTTAAAAGGGAGAAAGCTGTGTTTGATACATTGAATATGTTAAACTTTGATGTTACAAAGAAGTGTCTAGTTGGAGAGGGATGGTGTCCGATTTTTGCTAAAACCCAG ATTCAGGAGGCACTACAACGTGCAACGATCGATAGCAACTCACAAGTTGGCATTATATTTCATGTCATGGATGCTGTGGAGTCTCCTCCAACTTATTTCAGAACTAACACATTCACAAATGCGTATCAAGAAATTGTTGACGCCTATGG TGTTGCTAAATACCAGGAAGCCAATCCAGCAATTTATACTGTAATTACTTTTCCGTTTCTTTTTGCTGTCATGTTTGGGGATTGGGGACATGGAATATGTTTGTTGTTGGGTGCGCTGATTCTCATAGCTCACGAAAGGAAACTTGGTTCTCAG AAACTTGGGAGCTTCATGGAAATGTTATTTGGTGGCCGTTATGTACTTCTCTTGATGTCACTTTTTTCAATCTACTGTGGCTTAATATACAACGAGTTCTTCTCTGTTCCTTTTCACATATTTGGCGCGTCTGCTTATAGATGTCGTGACGCTTCATGCAG TGAGGCACAAACAGTCGGTTTAATCAAATATCGTGATGCATACCCATTTGGTGTAGATCCAAGTTGGCGTGGGAGTCGTTCAGAGCTACCTTTTTTAAACTCTCTCAAAATGAAAATGTCTATCTTATTCGGTGTTGCCCAGATGAATCTTGGAATCATGTTAAGCTACTTTAATTCAATTTTTTTCAACAACTCATTGGATATCAG ATATCAGTTTGTGCCACAGATGATATTTTTAAACAGCCTTTTTGGGTATCTTTCACTTCTCATCATCATAAAGTGGTGCACTGGCTCTCAAGCCGACCTTTATCATGTGATGATTTACATGTTCTTGAGTCCTTTTGATGATCTTGGTGACAATGAGTTGTTTTGGGGTCAAAGGCCCCTTCag ATTGTATTGTTGATGTCTGCTCTTGTTGCTGTTCCATGGATGCTTTTCCCTAAACCTTTTATTCTGAGGAAACTTCATACTGAG AGATTTCAAGGTCGTGCGTATGGGATTTTAAGAAACTCAGAGATAGATACAGATTCTGAGCCCGGTTCTGCAAGGCATCATGAGGAGGAATTCAATTTTAGTGAAGTCTTTGTACATCAAATGATTCATTCTATTGAGTTTGTACTTGGTTCAGTTTCTAACACTGCTTCGTATCTTCGGCTATGGGCTTTGAG TTTAGCTCACTCAGAATTGTCCACTGTATTCTACGAAAAAGTTCTTCTCCTTGCTTGGGG GTATGAAAATTTCTTAATTCGGATGGTGGGACTAGCGGTGTTCGCCTTTGCAACTGCATTTATACTACTTATGATGGAGACACTAAGTGCTTTCCTTCATGCGTTACGGCTACATTGGGTtgaatttcaaaacaagttttatggAGGCGATGGTTACAAATTCGAACCATTTTCGTTTACTGCAATAGCTGACGACGAGGACTAG